The genomic interval AGTATACCAGTATTTCAGTTCAAAAGTATACCATTTTTCGATACCATGTGAATAATTTGTTTTGGTTTTAATCCTTTTAATCGCGATTAAAAGGATTAAGGCGATTTGTTGTGGTCCATTTTTCATTCGATTTAACGGGTTCATCTATTTTTCCTGCCATTTTTTGGTTTCTTTGGCCCTGTAAGATGTTCCATTCATATTGATTATATAGGCCTTATGAGTGAGCCTGTCAACCATAGCAGCCGTTAATACCGGATCACCAAATATTTCACTCCAGCGGTCAAACGACAAATTGGTGGTTATGATGGTCGATTTTCTTCCGGCCCGTAGAGAAAGATGGCTAAACAGCAGTTCCGCACCTTCTTTGTCAAAGGATATATAACCGAATTCATCACAGATGACCAGATCAAATTTTTCAAATCTTGATTCCAGGGTCCTCAGGGTTTTCTGTGAACGGCATTCCTTGATCTGGGTAATTAACCGGGGGACAGTTGTGAAAAGGACCTTAAAATCTTCCATACAGGCTTTTATTCCCAGTCCG from Bacteroidales bacterium carries:
- the istB gene encoding IS21-like element helper ATPase IstB, coding for MIPVTTKGKITEYTKELRLPAIRQNYHSHAQKAIKGKNSYEEYLLTLLEDEFHSRLKNRKAARIRQAGFPYKKYLQDLKVEELPKEGQEKIGSIETLEFISSGQNIILAGNPGTGKTHLAIGLGIKACMEDFKVLFTTVPRLITQIKECRSQKTLRTLESRFEKFDLVICDEFGYISFDKEGAELLFSHLSLRAGRKSTIITTNLSFDRWSEIFGDPVLTAAMVDRLTHKAYIINMNGTSYRAKETKKWQEK